The genomic stretch TAACGGggtacatttccagaatagtcacagttggcagaattatttcactcctggagtaatagggccaggttagattattttgaatatttttatcCTTTAGGAGAATACAtgcaggagaatgaagctaaagggatacgaaaaaaaaaaacttgtaatattacaaaaacaaaaatactaccaATTCAAAGTATAtgcagagattaaagtccctctgatactgtttaactgactgagtaactgcagatttgccacatttaagattatattatgtctatgggttTACACACCGAGAATCCCTCACATTTAAGAAGAAAAGACACACACATCAGACGActctttaaatggaaaaaacaaGCCGTTTACTGGGAATTGGATAATTAAAACAATGAGCGACACTCACCCTCAATAACACAACAGACAAATCTTATTTACAGCATAGGTTACActtaaaatgtacaataatatTCGGGCTGATTATATCACATCATTTACAAAACAACCGAGTCGGGATTGTGTTTGCTTAAAAGGATTAAACCCAGACAAGGAGGAGAGCCGATGCCTGTGTGGTTGCTGCGATGACCGCTACCTGGACTGAGCACACAGATGGATGCAGTTCAACTCCCGATTCGGGCAGGATTGAAACATCTGGGAGAAACAAACGCGTTCAAAGCGGGAGGAATCGGTCGCTTTCTCACAATTAGAGGGGTTATAGCTCCACCACGACACGCGCGACATGACAGCAGACACGAGGAGACCAAAATCAGGGAACCTCAGTTGTTATTAAATAGGAGCTGATGACATCTACATCAAAATCTTTATTATGCtatatttttttcaagtaaaataacatttacatttctatAGTTACAGGatcttaagaaaataaaactgtaaaagtaaaagtgcacttgCAGAAAAGACAAACTCGCACGACATGACCATGTAAAGCAACACGTCCTGTCTGCAGCAGAAAGCCCCTGGCCTGCCTTCAGTGTGCCGACTCACCCGGTTAAAACATCTACTTCAAAACCTAACCACTGAGGATAGAGACGTGTGTTAGCTGGCAGTATCTAACCTTGGGGGGAGCGCTGAAGACACAAGCAGCATCCGTCGCCTTATGGAAAGTTGCAGGTTTTGGAATGGTTCTAAGGTGGAACCTGGTTCCCTCCTTAATCTCTGCCTAAGAGGAGAGCCGTCCCACAGCGGACTTTctgtttatcttttattttttttgtgacccGAGTTGTCTCACTGGAACAAACTGCAGTAGAGCAGAGAGGTTTTGTACAATGGCgttttgcttcctttttttttttaagctgaatTATTGAGAAATtgaaaatagcaataataaccAAGCTATTATAAAAATTGTCACATTGCTATTCCATGATTGAAAAATGTTGAGTATGAAGTTGAAAGGTTATctagaagaaaaatgaaaaaaaaaaaaaaaaatatgtgctgGGACTGTGTTGTAAtaaagcagctgtttttttgtgtggttcAACTGTGACATTCTCAacatttttcaatatttcaacCTTTTCCCTGGAAAAgaagattttttccccctccttctAAATTTCAGCTATTTCTGAAAGTATAAACTCCCCCAAAATTCACCTGCTTTCTTGAAAACctgtgataattttttttcctccagttgACAATTCgatgttttcttaaaaagaaaaaaaaagaaaaaatactttcagTCTTTTCTCATCACTTTTGACTTGAAAAgttatttagacttttttttgttgttgccacaTTTCCCCTTTGTCTTGGAAAAAGTATTTATCATTTTGTAACGTCTCAACTTCAAACCAACATTTTGATGGATTTTCCAAAAATCTTGCAAGATGAttctcccccccacccctcaaTATTTGGACTTTTCTCATTGTAGTGAAtttatattcaaaataaaatcttgacTGTGTTACAAACTTTGTTCTCGatatttcaactttattctcaaatgtcaaaaggaaaaaaaaaaagaaaagaaattctAACAAATTTCTTTTCTCTAGGTTACCTAGATGATTTTTCATAGTTTGTGTGCTTAATTACTTGTAAGGCTGCAAACAGGATCCTAAATCAGCACCGCGTGCTAACAACCACGCGTGATTAAAGGATGGCAAAGCTTCATGCAGAATCTGAGTGGGCATCAACGACAGAAAGCTCTGCTCACCATCACATTCCTGATCCAGCATTAGCATGTAGCGTCACATGGATCAaatggagctaaaaaaaaactcaaaatgaGGGGCGAAAACACTGGTTTTAATCTAAAGACTAATGACTTCTAATCTTGCAGTAAATCAGATGTCACAGAGCTCTTAGTGCTACGTCGTTCTAATATCGTTTAGATGTTGGAAACTTTGGATTTCAAACCTTTCCTCTTTGTTGTCTTTTGACTCAGAGGGGAGTGAAAAATTGGGAGTAAAATACAGCTTGGGTCagaaacttaaatacagtatcCATTAGCATAACTGTCACCCACTTTGGGCTCAAAATGAACGGTTTCTTGTGGGATGAAATTATTATACAAGATTCAACAGGAGCGGTTTTAGAAACAAGAATTTGGTGCTTATGGTTTCTGTACAAATTCAAGAATGTACGTATAGGTTCAAATATCTAAATAAACCCTTACCAATACTTATAAATGTCCTTTATGAAGCTGAAAAGAAACCACACACTTTCTTTTGACATTAACAAGGAGCAATTCTGACGGGATAATGAATCGATCATTTTGGCAGAACTGGTGGAGCTCATTTAAGTTGGCTCATCTTCTGGTACAGATCCAGAATTTAAGCTTATTAAATAAGTTTTAATCCAGTTAAAAGGTTGAGGTTGTTCAAAAaccttaaacattttttgtccATGTCCAAATCCCTTTTGATGAATGTCTGGGATCGTCGTTCTGTTAGATACACACAGCCGTGTCCAAACTGGAACAATCTGACCCAAACTGTCAGGTTCAATGAAAGGAAATTAGTTCAAAACTAAGAACTTAAAAAGCTTAAAGTTTGAACATGCTCACATGGACAAGTCCAATGTCTTCATTACAAAAATCCTCAATACATCCATACTTGTTCCAGATTCTTGTTTCTAAAACTCATTGCAGTTGTGGTTTAAACCAGACGCTGATAAAAGGATGTAaacctctgaccttaactgtGGATTTAAAATATCTAGAATAACATGAAAGCTTTAGCTCTACACCTTAACAGTGCATctggaatacaaaaaaaaataggattttcCACTGGAGCACCCAATGATCGCACACTTTGGGTCTGACTGAGGTCCACCTGAACCCACCAATCAGCATCTTCAATTATCTGATCCGATGAGAAGATTAGACAGCCACTAGCGAATAACCACAGACATCCTCCTAAGGAGCTCTAAGGACGTCGCGTCTAATAGAAACCTGAAAACAACATCTTGAAGCCAAAATATGAGGAAGGCGGACCTCTTGTAAGAGTACACATTTAGACCGTTTATCACAGAATCACTATCAGCTATGAACCGCCTCCGCTAACTAATGACGAGTCATATCAGCTGAGGCCGAGTGATGAAAAAACGCTCCGAGTAGcttcaccatcatcatcatcatcatttacAGTCACTGACGTGTGAACGCAGACAACATCTTAGGGTTGCTTAAAAGCGGCGTGGGAAAGCGAAGAGATAAAATAGGAGCAGAGAAGCTCAGACAAACGACCCCCTGACTTGTCCTCGTCTGGTAACCAATGAGGGAGTCTCTTCTTTTTGGATCCCGCCGTCTTCACGCCGAGAGCCGGTTAAGCTGTCCAGATGCAGGATCAAACCTGAAGCACTCAGGTAAAGAGGCTTACCAGAGGTTAGAGGTCGAAGTggtcccccccccaccccccacacccccaccaACACTTGTCCGGGTGATCTAAAGTGCTTGAGACGGCAGCCACACACACCCAAAAACACCTGGAGATGAGCTGCGTGAGAAACGGACAGGTAAGTCATCAGTTTCAGGGAATGCTGGTGCTGCAGCCTCAGCTGATGGTGCGTTTACCGACCTGTAGGGGGCGGTCTGTCTGTGCGGGCCTGTGGGTTCAAGCGAGGGAGTCCCATCCCTAGCAGTTGCACTGCTGCTTGTTCGGCGTCGTCGTGCCTCGCGGCTGCCGCAGCTGCCTCAGCGACGCGTCTCCGTATTGGATTCCTGAGCCCATCCTCTCTGGGTCCAactctcctttaaaaaaaaaaaggggaaccaGAAGGATAAAATGTCACCGGTGGCTTCTTTCAATTTAAAGAAAGGAATAAAGATGGCAGATCTAAGCTACGTACCTGAATCTATCTTGTTGAGGATGATGCGAGCGCATTTCAGGAATCCCTCCTCGACGTTTTCCCCCGTCAGAGCGCTCGTCTCCAGAAACATCAGCTCTGTGAACGCCACGGGGAAACCCTGGGTCATAAGCGGGACGAGGAGGAgcgcgcggggggggggggacagataCAGCTGCGAAACGTTCAGACGACAAACCCGAAGGCTAGTTACCGTTCTCCTGCGCGAATCGCGAGGCCTCCAGAAAGGTCACCTCCCTCTCTGCGTCCAGGTCCTTCTTGTTGCCGCACAGGATGATAACGATGTTGGGGCTGGCTAGCGTCCGGGCATCCGTCAGCCAGTTGGTGAGCGCGTTGTAAGTTTCCCGACTGTAACACAACAAAAGTTGAACGCTGACCTATAGTTTCAATCTGGAATAtgaaattaaagtgttttttttttaaaagtcgcATTTTGTCCAGTTAAAGCTACAAACTTGTAGTTGCCAAATTGTGTGAGCcacacaaaattaaacagtaaaGCAGAAGGAAAATAGATGCAGGGTATGgagtgcatttatattcaggcCCCATGTATCCATTCCTCTTAAATAAAGTCCACAGCAACAAATTGCCTCCAGGTCAGTTAATTAGAAAAGCTGCGTGAATCCAGCttcctgtgaaggcctctgGGAACGAATAGCGTCACCAGGACCAAGGAacaaagctgtggagaagtttaaagcagggttagctttaaaacaatattctaaACTTTCCACCACACTTTTTatccctggaggagctgcacaaatccacagctcaggtggaagaatctgttgcCAGGGTGGATTTTGATGTACGCTTCACCTATGTGGCCATtttggaagaggaggaggaggggggggggggggaagatcGCCCGGGTCAGATCCGATCAGACCGAGCCGTCTGCAGAAATGACCTGCGGCTGTAACTGAAGGTGGTCCTCTAATGTTTTGATTCAGGTGTAATTGGATTTGTCCGTATATGCAATTCTTTCCACTTCGCGACCATGCACCGCTTTGCTttgatccatcacataaaaccccaataaagaCATAAGCTGAGGTCATAATATGAAACGTAAGGAAAGGTTCAATGGTGGTGAACCCCTTTGCAACGCCCTGCAGCTCTAAAACACCACATGAAGAATTTACTTTACATCTTGACATGTGGGTATTTACTAAATACACACATGTGGAGGTGTGTGACATCCCTAATATTGTTCTACGACAGCCTGTTGCAGGCCTGAGGTCAGCGAGGTGAGGAAAAGGGCGTGGGGCTCCGATGTTAATGTTTAACAGCTGTTTTCACGGACAGGCACGGGCTGACGTAACTCTTTGGTCCGCACGGTGATAAAATGACTCAACCGTAATCTGGTTCACAGGATCTTTCTCCTCCTGCAAGCTTTAATTGCTTCTGCTGCCCACAGGAGATACTTCGGTTTGGCTACAGAGACCCCAACTGGGACTATATTCCTTCTTTGCCgttctcctctccctccctccctcgaCTACAGCACACTTTTTTAATCACAAGCTGAGCTTTTTTCCATCTTCATGTGCCACTGTATTTGCCCTGAGTACTAAGCCATTATGCTACGGACACTATATAATACATATAGGTTCTGTCTCATATGATGGAAATCTAAAGTTATTAAAGCAGAACGTCATTTGCAGTTGAGCTCCACGCATCGGTAAATTTCAATTTCGAGGGGAGCCAGATCCAACTGCAACACATCaaagtcattttattttggatgTCTACCATCACttggttgttgttatttttttccttctacacACATCGTTTTAAGTAttaaagggagaaaaaacaaaactgatgagGTTAATGAGTGCAGCGGTTCCTTTACCTGGTGATGTCATACACCAGGAGAGCTCCAGCCGCTCCTCTGTAGTAGCTGCGCGTCACAGAGCTGTGAGAACACACAACGTGTGAGTGAATCATCGTTGCCTTCATTACCCTATTTtacggactataagtcgctccggagtacaagccgcaccagccataaaatgcataataaagaaggggaaaacatatataagtcgcactggagtataagtcgcatttttggggaaaatttatttgataataaacaacatcaagaacagagatgtcatcttgaaaggcaattttaaataaaaattgaacggaggcaacaacaggctgaataattgtacggtgagcttacgctacatggcacaactgagaacgtgcctggtatgttaacataacatattaaaagctattcagataactatagcataaataacatgcgaagaagttaaccaaagcgcccgtgtcgctccaaataactaaaatccagtgaaatcttcatcttcggtgtcactttcaaataactccgttaactccggaggtaaaagatgcggcacttccgcttctacgtcgcttacgtctgattcaacacaggcctagagcgccctcttctggtttggtgtgaaaataacaggtgtaatgatataccggtaaaaatgtgtaataatttcacacataagtcgctcctgagtataagtcgcacccccggccaaactattaaaaaaaactgcgacttatagtccggaaaatacggtgcTATAGGCATTTCTGGGCGCCATCGAACTGTCAACGCGTTGATCTCACGGCCGCCACAACCCCGGGGGCAGGAAATGTCACGACGCCTTACCGAAATCGCTCCTGTCCGGCGGTGTCCCAGATCTGCAGTTTGACCGTCTTCCCGGCGACGTTGACCACCCTCGACCCAAACTCCACGCCGATGGTGTGGTTGGAGTCCTGTTTAACTGCACAGGAGTGACGACAGAgtgtgaaaacaaagaaatgacaTATTTATGAAGTTTGCACTGCAGTAAAGAAGGTGACACCTTTACGGGTGTTCCCACCATCTTACCTCTGACGGCGACTTTTAtcttaatgtttgtttaaaagacAAACTATCATCAAACGCATGTTCGCACGAGGGACAACACCAGATCACCAGATAATCAAACGTTAAACAAGTTTTAATAATCAGAAAAAGATAAGCGCAAGTTAATACAAAATGGGTTTTCCTGCCTATAGAGTCAAGGAATGACTAAACCCGATGAGAAACATGTTAACATCGTgtcagtctggaaagggcttCAAAGCTTCGGGACACCAGCGAACCGCAGTGAGAGCCAATATCCAGTGGTGAAACTCCCAGGAGCGGCCAGCCCGCCAAAATGAGTCCAAGAGCGAGTTAATGAAGTCGCGAGCAAACCCATAACATCTAAAAAGCCCTGCAGGCCTCATTCGCCTTGGTTAAGGTCAGGGTTCACGATTCAATAATAAGAAACAGGGAAGAGAATGGTATCCATGGGAGTGGCTCACAATAACAAAAGGGAAGATTTTGGAGAGGCTGACTTTGTGATGCTCTGGAATGATGATTTTAAAACGGGCTGTTCGTGGGGAAAACCCCTCCAATGTGGCTGGATTTAAAACATCTCTGCAAAGAagagaggcaaaaaaaacaatcctccAGAGAGAGGGAAATATCTTATCACCAGCTGTTGCAAGCGTTTAAGTAGCAGATGTTCCTCCTAAGACAAATTATTTTCACCCAAAGCCAGGCCGGTTTATTTCCTCCTTTAATAAATGAGAATATTgtttggaagctttgttttggttatttttgacTGATGTTCAAGCTTCTTTGACGATCTGCTATCTGCAAAGGgccaattactttttcacagcaccgTATGTCTCCTAACTTCACCAAAACACTGATACACACAAAATCTACCAAAGTTTCATGTAGAAATTTGACAGGCTTCCCCTATCAGGTTTCACCTAAGTGTAATAATCCCAGGAGCTGACAGTCATGCTTGCTTTTCTCTTGACAGTTTTAATGTTcaacatttaatatatatattataatgctataatgttctgttctgttctcaaAACAGTCAGAGGACTTTTCAATTTAACACTCGGGACACTTTATTGACCTCCAAGTGATAAAAAGAGTCACTTTCATCAAATACTATAAACATTACAGAGCAGAAAACGGTGTTGATGAGCCCGTTCTGCACAGAATGAGTAAAGCCATATGGCTGTGGTTGTAAAGATATTCAGATGTACTGATAGCCTGCACTAAATGTCAGAGACCCGGACTGTCATGGACGTCGTCACTGTAGCTTCATTGCACCCATCAGTCAGCCAGTGAAGCCTTTTGTCTCAGGTTTTGTCTGGTGTAACCTCACCGCAGACCGGCGACCTCCTTTTCACTGAGACTTACATTTGTTCTCGATGAACTGGTGCAGGAGGCAGGATTTCCCCGTCCCGGCGCTGCCGATCACCAGGAACTTGAACAGGAAGTCTGCAAGAAGGGGAGAGGAGGGAGAGCTCAATGCGACTGATCCATGTCTGCGGCAGACCTTTCTGATGCTCCTCTTTTTGCACCTCAGCTTAACTCCTAAACCTGTTAAAGCCAAACTCCAATTACCCGACTAATCACAAAGCCCCGCGCGTCAGCGGCGAGACTTTACCGCACACGTTTGTTCATCAGAGGTAGAAAACAAGCCTGCGTCTGGTTTTAAGAAAGTCCTCGGGTCTGAGGGTGACAGACTTGCACATCTAGACTAAAAACAACCAAATCTAGCTAAGTATGAAGACGCTGATCCGGTTATTGAAAGTAGACCGTTTCTCTGAATAATACACTTGATGCAGGCTGGTTTCAGCTCCTGACACGCAAAGCCTCCCACGGTACAGCCAGCCTGCATGAGCTGCGGTCGCAGATTTTACACGCGTGTCCCGGAGCTGCACTGTGGACAGTATCCAGGTGGGATGAAATAACTCAGCGTagaaatgtgaaatgttttacattggTTTCGGTGTGAACAGAGAAGAACCTCTTGGttaattttcatatttaaaagtaTCCATACAGAAATCACACTTGTTAAGTGGGATTTTATGCGTTATATATTTTGAATGGAGCTGCAGTTCTCAACAGTGTTTGCGATGTTATGTTTGCGTGAAATATTCTAAACGGCCGTTCATTCGCACTCATTTGGCACGTTGAACGGTCTCCTACCAGCCCGGATTTCCACCCAGTACCAGTGTTTTTTAGCGGCTGAGATGCTACAGAATAGTAGTTTCTTCAGGTAACCCAGGCGTGTTTTGGAAGACTACTTAGAATTTCACTTATAAGTTTCTAACtaagggactttttttttggtaggaAACTAAAGAGTTCACCAGTTTAAGCCGAGCAAAGCCAGATTAAGGATAAAGAGAAACGATTTGTAATGAACGCTGATTTCACAAACTGAGGAAATATCCTGCGAGAGTTCAGCGCCACAACGGTCTCCCCTCACCTCCACTTTGACATTTAGACAGATTGCGCGACACGcatgggcagcagcagctcagttaACGGTGCATCATTGTCGAGGCGGGCGTTTCCTTTAACATCAGCTAGGCGTCAGAGTTATTCTACCTGAACGGCTgcagtttaaaacaaagcacTCTGCTGCCAAAGCACTCGGCCGCACATCTCAAACCCAGTTTCCATACGACTGAAACCGACTCAGAAGCCgacatttctgctttaaagctTGCCTCAGCTTTATAGAACCTCCCCAGACATCATATATTTCCCAAAAGTTTCATGAAGTATTTTCAagataaacacacaaataataTGAACTGTAACGACTTATAACGCCAGAGTATCATTTCCGTTTTGTGTGGCAGGTTTGGTACCTGCTCACATGTTGCCAAAAAGGAAGCAaaaaccatggagtggagaacTTCTCTGCACTATAAAGGTGCATTTTGCTTTTAAGAGCCCTTTGACATTTcagcagaaaacagatctgTTAGCGTTGCCATTTTAGAAGACAATGCACCATAAGTGTTTTTTCAGGGTTCCTGCACGTTCTTCAGGTTCTAACTCCAGACGTTTCCCAGGGTTTACAGGCTAAAGGGACGTTCACGCCAGACGCCGACAACCCGGATTTTTTCGCTCGACATTTCGGCTTTTCCTCGCAAACAATTCCTGCTGACAACACGGCCAGTTTTTCACCCAGCTCGCTTCGCCACGTCATCTATCCGCCTGCCAGCTCCTCTTGTCTGGTCCAACTCACCGTGGCAGACATGGACTTTACCCCGTGAGTCAGGGAGCGGTATGTAATCGGGAGCTGCGTCTGGATGAGGGTCGCTTCCAGCGCTAGTTGTACTGCCTAAATATGTAACATATGACACATTTTCACACCTAAATAAATGGACCAGCACCCTTAACGggacacacatgcacagaaaaGCAGCGATGTGTCCTGTGAGCCCATGCTTTGGAGCGTGCATCGACTAATCCAGGCAGACTTTTTGGGAAGGCAGCGCGTATTGATGCTTGTGGCGATGGTGAGGCTTGAAGCCTCGCCGGGCTGCGCACGATTCAGCGAGGCAGCTAAGCGCCCGTAGTTGTCTTGGCatcatttacaaaatatttaagggtcacttttagttttgaaatcagcaagaaaaaaactaacaaaaaaatagtATTGGAACAGATTATCCTAACGTGCTGTCACTCTTCGTCTGTGCCCACGTCA from Fundulus heteroclitus isolate FHET01 chromosome 18, MU-UCD_Fhet_4.1, whole genome shotgun sequence encodes the following:
- the rab4b gene encoding ras-related protein Rab-4B, whose amino-acid sequence is MSETYDFLFKFLVIGSAGTGKSCLLHQFIENKFKQDSNHTIGVEFGSRVVNVAGKTVKLQIWDTAGQERFRSVTRSYYRGAAGALLVYDITSRETYNALTNWLTDARTLASPNIVIILCGNKKDLDAEREVTFLEASRFAQENELMFLETSALTGENVEEGFLKCARIILNKIDSGELDPERMGSGIQYGDASLRQLRQPRGTTTPNKQQCNC